The following coding sequences are from one Streptomyces sp. NBC_00536 window:
- a CDS encoding GNAT family N-acetyltransferase, with translation MYPVSPSAPRLVLREITHDDVDAVHAIYGNEEATRHLSFEPRTREQVEAIVERSVTSAVASPRDEYWLAVTARETAELIGYARLALDPHQPMAATMGFALRPDAWGQGLGTETVRALLSLAFDHLGLHRVWAARAPLNTASHKTLIRAGMTEEGRIREHVHVRGAWRDSVTYSVLDHEWRRPHGRG, from the coding sequence ATGTATCCCGTCTCGCCCTCGGCCCCGCGTCTCGTCCTCCGCGAGATCACTCACGATGACGTTGATGCCGTCCACGCGATCTACGGCAACGAGGAAGCCACCCGGCACCTGTCGTTCGAGCCGCGTACGAGGGAGCAGGTGGAGGCCATCGTCGAGCGCTCCGTCACCTCGGCCGTGGCGTCGCCCAGGGACGAGTACTGGCTCGCCGTGACGGCCCGCGAGACCGCGGAGCTGATCGGCTACGCCAGGCTGGCCCTCGACCCTCACCAGCCGATGGCCGCGACCATGGGCTTCGCCCTCCGCCCGGACGCGTGGGGGCAGGGTCTGGGGACGGAGACCGTCCGCGCGCTCCTGAGCCTGGCCTTCGACCACCTCGGCCTGCACCGCGTGTGGGCGGCCCGGGCGCCGCTCAATACCGCGTCGCACAAGACCTTGATCCGTGCCGGGATGACGGAGGAGGGCCGCATCCGTGAGCACGTCCACGTCCGTGGGGCGTGGCGCGACTCCGTCACCTATTCGGTCCTCGATCACGAGTGGCGGCGGCCCCACGGTCGCGGCTGA
- a CDS encoding SpoIIE family protein phosphatase — protein sequence MPAARRGDAAPSRDAGAARNAGTGPGAAAGAPGGPGPAPGAGTAPGAAQGPATGSGTTSGSGGPGGLSGLPDTGAARREGDRLRFVGAATRRIARGIDLDEIVLGLCRATVPTFSDAILVYLRDPLPVGDERPVGPVVLRLRRTDRLRPIDDLTDALRGADTIGAGLDLSAVTGAGGELDFSQLALVGPQGDLPAAELCEIRSGGALAEVLRGVRPVFGSSAAARAALPELLGADHPVPRGQRAILAPLRGRRRVIGAAVFLRTPDRPAFEQNDLLVAAQLATHTALGIDKAVLYGREAYIADELQRTMLPDSLPQPTGVRLASRYLPAAETARVGGDWYDAIPLPGSRVALVVGDVMGHSMTSAAIMGQLRTTAQTLAQLDLPPAEVLHHLDEQAQRLGSDRMATCLYAVYDPVSHRITIANAGHPPPVLLHLGGRAEVLRVPPGAPIGVGGVDFEAVELDAPAGATLLLYTDGLVESRLRDVWTGIEQLRERLATTAQLTGLDHPPPLEALCDDVLDMLGPGDRDDDIALLAARFDGIAPSDVAYWFLDPEETAPGRARRFARRALTRWGLEELSDSLELLVSEVVTNAVRYAERPVTLRLLRTDVLRCEVGDDSPQLPRQRRARDTDEGGRGLFLVNRMARRWGATRLSSGKVVWFELALPGAQDRR from the coding sequence ATCCCGGCCGCCCGGCGCGGTGACGCCGCCCCGTCCCGGGACGCGGGCGCCGCCCGCAATGCCGGTACGGGCCCGGGAGCGGCCGCAGGAGCCCCCGGCGGCCCCGGTCCGGCCCCGGGAGCCGGCACGGCCCCGGGCGCCGCCCAGGGCCCCGCCACGGGTTCCGGTACCACCTCCGGTTCCGGCGGCCCCGGCGGCCTGTCCGGCCTCCCGGACACCGGCGCCGCCCGCCGCGAGGGCGACCGGCTGCGCTTCGTCGGCGCGGCCACCCGCCGGATCGCCCGCGGCATCGACCTCGACGAGATCGTCCTCGGCCTGTGCCGGGCCACCGTGCCCACCTTCTCCGACGCGATCCTCGTGTACCTGCGCGATCCGCTCCCCGTCGGCGACGAGCGCCCGGTCGGCCCCGTCGTCTTAAGGCTGCGCCGGACCGACCGGCTGCGGCCGATCGACGACCTCACCGACGCCCTGCGCGGCGCCGACACCATCGGCGCCGGGCTCGACCTCTCCGCCGTCACCGGGGCCGGGGGCGAGCTGGACTTCAGCCAGCTGGCGCTCGTCGGCCCGCAGGGCGACCTGCCCGCGGCCGAGCTGTGCGAGATCCGCTCCGGCGGGGCCCTCGCCGAGGTGCTGCGCGGAGTACGGCCCGTCTTCGGGTCCTCCGCCGCGGCGCGCGCCGCGCTGCCCGAGCTGCTGGGCGCGGACCACCCCGTACCGCGCGGCCAGCGGGCGATCCTGGCCCCGCTGCGGGGCCGCCGCCGGGTGATCGGCGCGGCGGTGTTCCTGCGCACGCCGGACCGGCCCGCCTTCGAGCAGAACGACCTGCTCGTCGCCGCCCAGCTGGCCACCCACACCGCGCTCGGCATCGACAAGGCCGTCCTGTACGGCCGCGAGGCCTACATCGCCGACGAGCTGCAGCGCACCATGCTCCCGGACAGCCTCCCGCAGCCCACCGGCGTCCGGCTCGCCAGCCGCTACCTCCCGGCCGCCGAGACGGCCCGGGTCGGCGGGGACTGGTACGACGCGATACCGCTGCCCGGCAGCCGGGTCGCGCTCGTCGTCGGCGACGTCATGGGCCACTCCATGACCTCCGCCGCGATCATGGGCCAGCTGCGGACCACCGCGCAGACCCTCGCCCAGCTGGACCTGCCGCCCGCCGAGGTCCTGCACCACCTGGACGAGCAGGCGCAGCGGCTCGGCTCGGACCGGATGGCGACCTGCCTGTACGCCGTCTACGACCCCGTCTCGCACCGGATCACCATCGCCAACGCCGGCCACCCGCCGCCCGTCCTGCTGCACCTGGGCGGCCGCGCGGAGGTGCTCCGGGTGCCGCCCGGCGCCCCCATCGGCGTCGGCGGCGTGGACTTCGAGGCCGTCGAGCTGGACGCGCCCGCCGGAGCCACCCTGCTCCTGTACACGGACGGCCTGGTCGAATCCCGGCTGCGCGACGTCTGGACCGGCATCGAGCAGCTGCGCGAGCGGCTCGCCACGACGGCGCAGCTCACCGGCCTGGACCACCCGCCGCCGCTGGAAGCGCTCTGTGACGACGTACTGGACATGCTCGGCCCGGGCGACCGGGACGACGACATCGCGCTGCTCGCGGCCCGCTTCGACGGGATCGCCCCGAGCGACGTCGCGTACTGGTTCCTGGACCCGGAGGAGACCGCTCCGGGCCGCGCCCGGCGCTTCGCCCGCCGCGCCCTGACCCGCTGGGGCCTGGAGGAGCTGAGCGACTCCCTGGAGCTGCTGGTGAGCGAGGTGGTGACCAATGCCGTCCGGTACGCGGAGCGGCCCGTCACGCTGCGCCTGCTGCGTACGGACGTACTGCGCTGCGAGGTCGGCGACGACTCCCCGCAGCTGCCGCGCCAGCGCCGGGCCCGGGACACCGACGAGGGCGGCCGCGGCCTGTTCCTGGTCAACCGGATGGCACGGCGCTGGGGCGCGACCCGGCTGAGCAGTGGAAAGGTCGTGTGGTTCGAGCTGGCGTTGCCGGGGGCGCAGGACCGGCGTTGA
- a CDS encoding glycerophosphodiester phosphodiesterase → MTQASYVPASASAARATRVIAHRGASEQYPEHTLAAYRQALLDGADALECDVRLTADGRLVCVHDRRVDRTSDGRGAVSAMTYEQLAGLDFGSWKGARHGGARVLYFEDLLREVLAAPRPVGLAVETKHPTRAGGRVEDELVRVLGEYGLADGPGEGGHRVEVMSFSRGALARTHRLAPALETVQLLERRGPLRLPHTVGHAGPGIELVRRDPRLVDRLRAAGLGVRVWTVDEPEDVDLCLRLGVDAIITNRPRQVRDQLDAC, encoded by the coding sequence ATGACTCAGGCGTCCTACGTCCCCGCTTCCGCTTCCGCCGCCCGCGCGACGCGGGTCATCGCCCATCGCGGGGCTTCCGAGCAGTATCCGGAGCACACGCTCGCCGCCTACCGGCAGGCCCTGCTCGACGGGGCGGACGCGCTGGAGTGCGATGTGCGGCTGACCGCCGACGGGCGGCTGGTGTGCGTGCACGACCGCCGGGTCGACCGGACCTCCGACGGGCGCGGCGCGGTGTCCGCGATGACGTACGAGCAGCTGGCCGGGCTCGACTTCGGCAGCTGGAAGGGGGCCCGGCACGGGGGCGCCCGGGTGCTGTACTTCGAGGACCTGCTCCGCGAGGTGCTGGCCGCGCCGCGGCCCGTGGGGCTGGCCGTCGAGACCAAGCACCCGACGCGGGCGGGCGGCCGGGTGGAGGACGAGCTGGTGCGGGTGCTCGGGGAATACGGGCTCGCGGACGGGCCCGGGGAGGGCGGTCACCGGGTCGAGGTGATGAGCTTCTCGCGCGGTGCGCTGGCCCGTACGCACCGGCTGGCGCCCGCGCTGGAGACCGTACAGCTGCTGGAGCGCCGGGGTCCGCTGCGGCTGCCGCACACCGTGGGGCACGCCGGTCCCGGGATCGAGCTGGTGCGCCGGGATCCGCGGCTCGTGGACCGGCTCAGGGCGGCGGGGCTCGGGGTGCGCGTGTGGACGGTCGACGAGCCCGAGGACGTCGACCTGTGCCTGCGGCTCGGCGTGGACGCGATCATCACCAACCGGCCGCGGCAGGTACGGGACCAGCTCGACGCCTGCTGA
- a CDS encoding helix-turn-helix domain-containing protein, with protein MVEPRPTVRRRRLAALLVQLREKSGRSPEEAAERIGCHRSKISRIENARLGISLGELRDLLMFYGVDDPAFVEDLVALARRGGERGWTRHLRAALPSYADHIDYEQTADYIRSFQPLLIAGLLQTSDYARALYRANPEMLSGKRVDDLTSMRMQRQEVLERDNPPRMCVIEGEAALRSPVGGPKVMRQQLDHLLSRAEQPNVDVQVLPFSTGAHVGLVGAFVLFGFPTPAFSDVVCVEHVTGTLHMETPEETARYTLAFDTLRTAALNTADSMDLIQSIKRET; from the coding sequence ATGGTCGAGCCTCGACCAACTGTCCGACGCCGCCGTCTGGCTGCCCTGCTCGTACAACTACGAGAGAAGTCAGGCAGGTCGCCCGAGGAGGCAGCCGAACGCATCGGATGCCATCGCTCCAAGATCAGCCGCATCGAGAACGCCCGGCTCGGCATCTCCCTGGGCGAGCTCCGCGACCTGCTCATGTTCTACGGGGTCGATGACCCCGCATTCGTGGAGGATCTCGTCGCACTCGCCCGCCGAGGTGGTGAACGAGGGTGGACACGGCACCTTCGCGCGGCCCTCCCCTCCTACGCCGACCACATCGACTACGAGCAGACGGCCGACTACATCCGGTCGTTCCAGCCTCTATTGATCGCCGGTCTCCTCCAGACCTCCGATTACGCGAGGGCGCTGTACCGCGCCAATCCGGAGATGCTCAGTGGTAAGCGCGTGGATGACCTGACCTCCATGCGCATGCAGCGCCAGGAGGTATTGGAGCGCGACAACCCGCCCCGCATGTGCGTGATCGAGGGTGAAGCCGCCCTCCGTAGTCCGGTGGGCGGGCCCAAGGTGATGCGGCAGCAACTCGATCACCTGCTGTCGCGGGCGGAACAGCCGAATGTGGATGTGCAGGTACTGCCGTTCAGCACAGGGGCCCATGTCGGCCTGGTCGGCGCGTTCGTCCTCTTCGGATTCCCCACACCGGCGTTCTCGGACGTGGTGTGCGTCGAGCACGTCACAGGCACTCTGCACATGGAGACTCCCGAGGAGACTGCCCGGTATACGCTCGCGTTCGACACGCTGCGAACAGCGGCTCTGAACACAGCCGACAGCATGGACTTGATTCAGAGCATCAAGCGTGAAACGTGA
- a CDS encoding class II fumarate hydratase, whose protein sequence is MTKDQTEDQQAHRQDQQAPGFRVEHDSMGEVRVPADAKWRAQTQRAVENFPVSGQRLERAHIAALARVKAAAAKVNAELGVLDADVAGAIRSAAAEVAEGRWDAHFPVDVFQTGSGTSSNMNANEVIATLATERLGRDVHPNDDVNASQSSNDVFPSSIHIAATAAVTGELIPALEHLAAALERKSAEFAEVVKAGRTHLMDATPVTLGQEFGGYAAQMRYGVERLRAALPRLAELPLGGTAVGTGINTPPGFSAAVIAEVAAATGLPLTEARDHFEAQGARDALVETSGMLRTVAVSLTKIANDLRWMASGPRTGLAEINLPDLQPGSSIMPGKVNPVVAEAVLMVAAQVTGNDTTVAVAGAAGNFELNVMLPVMARNLLESIRLLGSVSRLLADRTIDGITANAARAREYAESSPSVVTPLNRYIGYEEAAKVAKKALAERKTIREVVRESGYIERGSLTLEQLDEALDVLRMTRP, encoded by the coding sequence ATGACCAAGGATCAGACCGAAGATCAGCAGGCTCATCGGCAGGACCAGCAGGCCCCGGGGTTCCGGGTGGAGCACGATTCGATGGGTGAGGTGCGGGTCCCCGCCGACGCCAAATGGCGGGCCCAGACGCAGCGCGCCGTGGAGAACTTCCCCGTCTCGGGGCAGCGCCTGGAGCGCGCGCACATCGCCGCCCTCGCCCGGGTCAAGGCCGCGGCCGCGAAGGTCAACGCGGAGCTGGGCGTCCTGGACGCGGACGTCGCCGGGGCCATCCGCTCGGCCGCCGCCGAGGTGGCCGAGGGGCGCTGGGACGCGCACTTCCCGGTGGACGTCTTCCAGACCGGGTCCGGGACCTCGTCCAACATGAACGCCAACGAGGTGATCGCGACCCTGGCCACCGAGCGGCTGGGCCGCGACGTGCACCCCAACGACGACGTCAACGCCTCGCAGAGCTCCAACGACGTCTTCCCGTCCTCCATCCACATCGCCGCCACCGCCGCCGTCACCGGCGAGCTGATCCCGGCCCTGGAGCACCTCGCGGCCGCCCTGGAGCGCAAGTCCGCGGAGTTCGCCGAGGTGGTCAAGGCGGGCCGCACCCACCTGATGGACGCCACCCCGGTGACGCTGGGACAGGAGTTCGGCGGGTACGCGGCCCAGATGCGCTACGGCGTCGAGCGGCTCCGGGCGGCGCTGCCCCGGCTCGCCGAGCTGCCCCTGGGCGGCACCGCGGTCGGCACCGGGATCAACACCCCGCCCGGATTCTCCGCCGCGGTGATCGCCGAGGTGGCCGCGGCGACCGGGCTGCCGCTCACCGAGGCCCGCGACCACTTCGAGGCCCAGGGGGCGCGGGACGCCCTGGTGGAGACCTCGGGCATGCTCCGTACCGTCGCGGTCTCGCTCACCAAGATCGCCAATGATCTGCGCTGGATGGCTTCCGGGCCGCGCACCGGATTGGCCGAAATCAATCTCCCGGATCTCCAGCCGGGCTCTTCGATCATGCCCGGGAAGGTCAATCCGGTCGTCGCGGAGGCCGTTCTGATGGTCGCCGCCCAGGTGACCGGAAACGACACCACGGTCGCCGTGGCCGGCGCGGCGGGCAACTTCGAGCTGAACGTGATGCTCCCGGTGATGGCCCGCAACCTCCTGGAGTCGATCCGGCTGCTGGGCAGCGTGAGCCGGCTGCTGGCCGACCGCACGATCGACGGGATCACCGCCAACGCGGCCCGGGCCAGGGAATACGCCGAGTCCTCGCCCTCCGTGGTGACCCCGCTGAACCGCTACATCGGCTACGAGGAAGCGGCCAAGGTCGCCAAGAAGGCGCTCGCGGAACGCAAGACGATCAGGGAGGTCGTACGGGAGTCCGGCTACATCGAACGCGGCTCGCTCACCCTGGAGCAGCTCGACGAGGCCCTTGACGTACTGCGGATGACCCGCCCCTGA
- a CDS encoding ricin-type beta-trefoil lectin domain protein — protein sequence MARTTPRLRSTFAAAAALAAALGGVTAITPMAHAATATPAAATPLSPELEAVRAAEATKIYGDPAIRPLADRKTGLISLGDSEISGEGVGNYDPATNTSSNQCHRSPDSAIHRTGIPADLTFNVACSGGYTGNIRIGGSKQYADELVQSDNLAIKARNTKIKMVLLVAGANDDLQFGPVMTDCVTRWVLSQGTCEPKYGPGWQARVDGLKPKVESTVADLKTVMRDAGYADSDYKLVVMGYPSPIGPDFNDNPNFPGKLPGGCAGYDSDAAWGRNYAVPTFEKGMRAAALASGAYYLDNSRLFNGHEVCMEDTWARGLYLDLGDHFPWDENTARQSFHPNYRGHGAFASCLTQLYDSGLREGSCADPASTGTPVLQAGAWDDLYKPLKNAANGTCVDANGGSSANGTTLLGWDCHGGRNQGWWYDAPRKSLHVELTQDRCLDAPGANYGAGTGLIIWNCHGGANQQFVRDGATIRPQAAPGMCLTVGAAHDPVRLQTCNGATNQQFA from the coding sequence ATGGCCCGCACCACACCAAGGCTCAGATCTACCTTCGCCGCGGCGGCCGCGCTCGCGGCCGCCCTCGGCGGCGTCACCGCCATCACCCCCATGGCCCACGCGGCCACCGCAACCCCGGCCGCGGCGACGCCCCTGTCGCCCGAACTGGAGGCGGTCCGCGCGGCGGAGGCCACCAAGATCTACGGCGACCCGGCGATCCGCCCCCTGGCCGACCGCAAGACCGGGCTGATCTCGCTGGGCGACAGCGAGATCTCGGGCGAGGGCGTCGGCAACTACGACCCCGCGACCAACACCTCGTCCAACCAGTGCCACCGCTCGCCGGACTCGGCCATCCACCGCACCGGCATCCCCGCGGACCTCACCTTCAACGTGGCCTGTTCGGGCGGCTACACCGGCAACATCCGGATCGGCGGCAGCAAGCAGTACGCCGACGAACTGGTCCAGAGCGACAACCTCGCCATCAAGGCCCGCAACACCAAGATCAAGATGGTGCTGCTGGTCGCCGGGGCCAACGACGACCTCCAGTTCGGCCCGGTCATGACCGACTGCGTCACCCGCTGGGTGCTCAGCCAGGGCACCTGCGAGCCCAAGTACGGACCCGGCTGGCAGGCCCGGGTGGACGGCCTGAAGCCCAAGGTCGAATCGACCGTCGCCGACCTCAAGACCGTCATGCGGGACGCCGGTTACGCCGACTCCGACTACAAGCTGGTCGTGATGGGCTACCCGAGCCCGATCGGCCCGGACTTCAACGACAACCCGAACTTCCCCGGCAAGCTCCCCGGCGGCTGCGCGGGCTACGACTCGGACGCCGCCTGGGGCCGCAACTACGCGGTGCCCACCTTCGAGAAGGGCATGCGCGCCGCGGCGCTCGCCTCCGGTGCCTACTACCTCGACAACTCGCGGCTCTTCAACGGCCACGAGGTCTGCATGGAGGACACCTGGGCCCGCGGCCTCTACCTGGACCTCGGCGACCACTTCCCGTGGGACGAGAACACCGCCCGGCAGTCCTTCCACCCCAACTACCGCGGCCACGGCGCGTTCGCGTCCTGCCTGACCCAGCTCTACGACTCCGGCCTGCGCGAGGGCTCCTGCGCCGACCCGGCGAGCACCGGCACCCCCGTCCTGCAGGCCGGGGCCTGGGACGACCTGTACAAGCCGCTGAAGAACGCGGCGAACGGCACCTGCGTCGACGCCAACGGCGGCTCCAGCGCCAACGGCACCACGCTCCTGGGCTGGGACTGCCACGGCGGCCGCAACCAGGGCTGGTGGTACGACGCGCCCCGCAAGTCGCTCCACGTCGAACTGACCCAGGACCGCTGCCTGGACGCCCCCGGCGCCAACTACGGCGCGGGCACCGGCCTGATCATCTGGAACTGCCACGGCGGCGCGAACCAGCAGTTCGTCCGTGACGGCGCCACCATCCGCCCGCAGGCCGCCCCCGGCATGTGCCTCACCGTGGGCGCCGCCCACGACCCCGTCCGCCTGCAGACCTGCAACGGCGCGACGAACCAGCAGTTCGCGTAA
- a CDS encoding DUF397 domain-containing protein: MLATELGTVSWHKSSYSGGGSSGGDCIEVASVQGSAAIRDSKRPEGPAFLVSDVAWDSFLATLKA; the protein is encoded by the coding sequence ATGCTCGCCACCGAACTCGGCACCGTATCATGGCATAAGAGCAGCTACAGCGGTGGAGGCTCATCCGGCGGTGACTGCATCGAGGTCGCCTCCGTCCAGGGCTCCGCGGCAATACGCGACAGCAAGCGTCCCGAAGGACCTGCGTTCCTCGTATCCGACGTCGCGTGGGACTCCTTCCTCGCCACCCTCAAGGCCTGA
- a CDS encoding transglycosylase domain-containing protein, whose protein sequence is MGRAEARRAQQQRGSRRAAPRGGAPKSGRGKNGAGTGPGAGKGKGKRTGIRRFFTWKKILGAFFGMILLGMAAAVGLYFYVDAPKPNEEATLQSNVYQWSDGSVMTRTGKYNREILPFDKVPEDVRTTFIAIENKNFYKDQGIDFKGLARGFISTVTGKGKAGGSTITQQYVKNYYLNQDQTATRKLKEMVISLKTDQSMSKNEILEGYMNTSYFGRGAYGIQAAAQAYYGVDAQKLTLEQGAYLAAVLQAPSSYDWATAGPNGKRLVMIRFNATLDNMVGMGKLDEAKRKTLHFQEPIKPKPAPGREGQKGYLMEAADAELNRQGVPKAAIDAGGWTIKLNIDKKKQAALEKAVNDELESKLERKNTAERPIDQNVQAGATSVDPKTGAIVAMYGGTGQGEKWSSNALRTDFQPGSTFKPVVLATALQNGAKTQDGKPITPNTLYDGTSGRPVVGSDTAFSPQNQDQENYWDIGHDITVQKATNSSVNSVYAQMTVDAKPEKVKEMGLNLGMRDRDGWPADKPAMALGTMSASTVEMAGVYATFDHHGKKVTPSIIKSAQNHARTYKPVQTIGDQVIDTATADTVTKVLTGVVTDGSGKKVFSDSYQAAAKTGTTESNVAAWFTGYTPELVTVVAMFGEEVGTGKQVTLTGTAGLGRAGGSSFPAAIWKAYTLAALSGVDTTKFELPDAEMGTPPPSPTPSASTSTSRTPDPSSSRSSSSSTSPDPTSSSSRSTSPDPTRTSSRSASPDPTHTVPTPTRTNGFPPFP, encoded by the coding sequence ATGGGCCGAGCAGAAGCGCGACGGGCGCAGCAGCAGCGCGGGAGCCGGCGTGCCGCGCCGCGCGGTGGCGCGCCGAAGAGCGGTCGCGGGAAGAACGGCGCGGGAACGGGCCCGGGCGCGGGCAAGGGCAAGGGTAAACGGACCGGCATACGCCGGTTCTTCACCTGGAAGAAGATCCTCGGCGCGTTCTTCGGCATGATCCTGCTCGGCATGGCAGCGGCCGTCGGCCTCTACTTCTACGTCGACGCGCCCAAGCCCAACGAAGAGGCGACGCTCCAGAGCAACGTCTACCAGTGGTCCGACGGCTCCGTCATGACCCGCACGGGCAAGTACAACCGCGAGATCCTCCCCTTCGACAAGGTTCCGGAGGATGTCCGCACCACGTTCATCGCCATCGAGAACAAGAACTTCTACAAAGACCAGGGCATCGACTTCAAGGGCCTGGCGCGCGGCTTCATCTCCACCGTGACCGGCAAGGGCAAGGCCGGTGGTTCGACGATCACCCAGCAGTACGTCAAGAACTACTACCTCAACCAGGACCAGACGGCTACGCGCAAGCTGAAGGAAATGGTGATCTCGCTCAAGACCGACCAGAGCATGAGCAAGAACGAGATCCTCGAGGGCTACATGAACACCAGCTACTTCGGTCGCGGTGCTTATGGAATCCAGGCCGCCGCCCAGGCCTACTACGGCGTCGACGCCCAGAAGCTGACCCTGGAGCAGGGCGCCTACCTCGCGGCCGTCCTGCAGGCCCCCAGCTCCTACGACTGGGCGACCGCCGGCCCCAACGGCAAGCGCCTCGTGATGATCCGCTTCAACGCCACCCTCGACAACATGGTCGGCATGGGCAAGCTGGACGAGGCCAAGCGCAAGACCCTGCACTTCCAGGAGCCCATCAAGCCCAAGCCCGCCCCCGGGCGCGAGGGCCAGAAGGGCTACCTGATGGAGGCCGCCGACGCCGAGCTGAACCGGCAGGGCGTCCCCAAGGCCGCGATCGATGCGGGCGGCTGGACGATCAAGCTCAACATCGACAAGAAGAAGCAGGCCGCCCTGGAGAAGGCCGTCAACGACGAGCTGGAATCCAAGCTGGAGCGCAAGAACACCGCGGAGCGCCCGATCGACCAGAACGTCCAGGCGGGCGCCACCTCGGTCGACCCGAAGACCGGCGCGATCGTCGCCATGTACGGCGGCACCGGCCAGGGCGAGAAGTGGTCCAGCAACGCCCTGCGCACCGACTTCCAGCCCGGCTCGACCTTCAAGCCGGTCGTCCTCGCCACCGCCCTGCAGAACGGCGCCAAGACGCAGGACGGCAAGCCGATCACGCCGAACACCCTCTACGACGGCACCAGCGGCCGCCCGGTCGTCGGCAGCGACACCGCCTTCTCCCCGCAGAACCAGGACCAGGAAAACTACTGGGACATCGGGCACGACATCACCGTGCAGAAGGCGACCAACTCCTCCGTCAACTCCGTCTACGCGCAGATGACCGTGGACGCGAAGCCGGAGAAGGTCAAGGAGATGGGCCTCAACCTCGGCATGCGGGACCGCGACGGCTGGCCGGCCGACAAGCCCGCCATGGCGCTCGGCACCATGAGCGCGAGCACCGTCGAGATGGCCGGGGTCTACGCGACCTTCGACCACCACGGCAAGAAGGTCACCCCGTCGATCATCAAGAGCGCCCAGAACCACGCGCGCACCTACAAGCCGGTGCAGACCATCGGTGACCAGGTGATCGATACCGCCACCGCCGACACCGTCACCAAGGTGCTCACCGGCGTGGTCACCGACGGTTCTGGCAAGAAGGTCTTCAGCGACTCCTACCAGGCGGCGGCCAAGACCGGTACCACCGAGTCCAACGTGGCGGCCTGGTTCACCGGCTACACCCCGGAACTGGTCACCGTCGTCGCGATGTTCGGTGAAGAGGTCGGCACCGGCAAGCAGGTCACCCTCACCGGCACCGCCGGTCTCGGCCGCGCAGGTGGTTCCAGCTTCCCGGCGGCCATCTGGAAGGCCTACACGCTGGCCGCGCTCTCGGGCGTCGACACCACCAAGTTCGAGCTCCCGGACGCCGAGATGGGTACGCCGCCGCCGAGCCCCACCCCGTCGGCCTCGACCTCGACGAGCCGCACCCCGGACCCGAGCAGCAGCCGCTCCTCGTCCTCGTCGACCAGCCCGGATCCGACCAGCTCGTCGTCGCGCAGCACGAGCCCGGACCCGACCCGCACGTCGTCGCGCAGCGCGAGCCCGGACCCGACCCACACGGTGCCGACTCCGACCCGCACCAACGGGTTCCCGCCCTTCCCGTAA
- the fomD gene encoding cytidylyl-2-hydroxypropylphosphonate hydrolase translates to MTGTGGRGGGEARGDTRGGTRGDACGGPYDGSHGDSYGDSYDGPRWAPGEHILWRYRDHAPGLKGPVHICRPVTVVQDTPELLAVWMAPDTELVKPVLADGTPVHEEPLATRYTAPRTTARSRWFGTGVLKLARPGDPWSVWLFWDHGWRFRSWYVNLEEPRTRWSGGIDSVDHFLDISVYPDRTWKWRDEDEFAQALRCGLMDDGTAGRVREAGRAAVALIEEWGAPFSDGWEDWRPDPGWKVPVLPGDWDRTPAHMTS, encoded by the coding sequence ATGACAGGTACCGGAGGCCGCGGGGGCGGCGAGGCGCGCGGTGACACCCGAGGTGGCACCCGCGGCGACGCGTGCGGTGGCCCGTACGACGGCTCGCACGGCGACTCGTACGGCGACTCGTACGACGGCCCGCGCTGGGCGCCCGGCGAGCACATCCTGTGGCGCTACCGCGATCACGCCCCGGGCCTGAAGGGGCCGGTCCACATCTGCCGTCCGGTGACGGTCGTCCAGGACACCCCCGAGCTGCTGGCCGTGTGGATGGCCCCCGACACCGAACTCGTCAAGCCGGTGCTGGCCGACGGGACCCCGGTGCACGAGGAGCCGCTCGCCACCCGCTACACCGCCCCGCGCACCACCGCCCGCTCGCGGTGGTTCGGCACGGGCGTGCTGAAGCTGGCCCGGCCCGGCGATCCGTGGTCGGTGTGGCTGTTCTGGGATCACGGCTGGCGTTTCCGGAGCTGGTACGTGAACCTTGAGGAGCCCAGGACCCGGTGGTCCGGCGGCATCGACTCCGTGGACCACTTCCTCGACATCTCCGTCTACCCCGACCGCACCTGGAAGTGGCGGGACGAGGACGAGTTCGCGCAGGCGCTGCGGTGTGGGCTGATGGACGACGGGACGGCCGGGCGGGTACGGGAAGCCGGACGCGCGGCGGTGGCACTGATCGAGGAGTGGGGGGCGCCGTTCTCGGACGGCTGGGAGGACTGGCGGCCCGATCCGGGCTGGAAGGTTCCGGTACTGCCCGGGGACTGGGACCGCACCCCGGCGCATATGACCTCATGA